One region of Streptomyces sp. NBC_00442 genomic DNA includes:
- a CDS encoding ABC transporter ATP-binding protein, with the protein MTRIEVEALRKEYGTTRAVDHLTFAVEPGRVTGFLGPNGAGKSTTLRILLGLDWPTAGTALIGGRRYAELADPLREVGALLDAQAAHGSRTARAHLLALAVSNRIPAHRVEEVLGEAGLTKVAGRRVKTFSLGMRQRLGIAAALLGDPAVVILDEPSNGLDPEGIIWIRELMRSLARRGRTVLVSSHLMNETASFADHLIVLGRGRLLADTPMRDFIDSRIRPRVRFRTTEGGRLRELLLGEGFEPVPGEGGLWTVEGARVDAIGPLAARAGIPILELATEEATLEQAYLDLTAGEAQFASAPTVTQEA; encoded by the coding sequence GGGTCACCGGCTTCCTCGGCCCCAACGGCGCGGGCAAGTCCACCACCCTGCGCATCCTGCTCGGCCTCGACTGGCCGACGGCGGGCACCGCACTGATAGGCGGCCGGCGGTACGCGGAGCTGGCGGACCCGTTGCGCGAAGTGGGAGCGCTGCTCGACGCCCAGGCCGCGCACGGCTCCCGCACCGCCCGTGCCCATCTGCTCGCTCTCGCCGTCAGCAACCGCATACCGGCGCACCGGGTGGAGGAGGTCCTTGGGGAGGCCGGGCTCACGAAGGTCGCCGGCCGCCGCGTCAAGACGTTCTCGCTCGGCATGCGGCAGCGGCTCGGGATCGCTGCCGCGCTCCTCGGCGACCCCGCGGTGGTGATCCTGGACGAACCGTCCAACGGGCTCGACCCCGAAGGGATCATCTGGATAAGGGAGTTGATGCGCTCCCTCGCCCGCCGGGGCAGGACGGTGCTGGTCTCAAGCCACCTGATGAACGAGACGGCTTCGTTCGCCGATCACCTGATCGTCCTCGGCCGCGGGCGGCTGCTCGCCGACACGCCCATGCGGGACTTCATCGATTCCCGGATCCGGCCCAGGGTCCGTTTCCGCACCACCGAAGGCGGCCGGCTGCGCGAGCTCCTGCTCGGTGAAGGCTTCGAGCCGGTCCCGGGTGAGGGCGGGCTCTGGACGGTCGAGGGGGCGCGGGTCGACGCGATCGGTCCGCTCGCCGCACGGGCGGGCATCCCGATTCTCGAACTGGCCACGGAGGAAGCCACATTGGAGCAGGCATATCTCGATCTGACCGCAGGCGAGGCGCAGTTCGCCTCCGCCCCCACCGTGACCCAGGAGGCCTGA
- a CDS encoding ABC transporter permease — protein MSFPAVFHAEWIKVRSLRSLMGSLLTVPVATVGLSLLICGALGRPEPGNTDFDPVLFSYYGLNFGQLAAVIFGVIAVGGEYKDSGVRVSLAAVPDRTVFYGAKLAVVGGCVFTVGLVASLMSFLGGQALMDQGFGIGIGDPGALRAVLGCAVYLALISVLAAGVAAVLRSVTGALSVLVPLFLILPFVVGDMSHGGSAADFLPDRAGRQILLQHPAGSLGPWSGMAVLAAWTLLISGAGWWALKRRDA, from the coding sequence ATGTCGTTCCCCGCGGTGTTCCACGCCGAGTGGATCAAGGTCCGTTCCTTGCGTTCCCTGATGGGCTCCCTGTTGACGGTGCCCGTGGCGACAGTGGGCCTCTCGCTCCTGATCTGCGGCGCCCTCGGCCGTCCCGAGCCCGGCAACACCGACTTCGACCCTGTGCTGTTCTCCTACTACGGCCTGAATTTCGGCCAGTTGGCGGCCGTCATCTTCGGTGTCATAGCGGTGGGCGGTGAATACAAGGACTCCGGTGTCCGCGTCTCCCTCGCGGCCGTGCCCGACAGGACGGTGTTCTACGGGGCCAAGCTCGCCGTGGTGGGAGGATGCGTCTTCACCGTCGGCCTGGTGGCCAGTCTGATGAGTTTCCTCGGCGGCCAGGCCCTGATGGACCAGGGCTTCGGGATAGGCATCGGGGACCCGGGCGCGCTGCGCGCCGTCCTCGGCTGCGCGGTCTACCTGGCGCTGATCAGCGTCCTCGCGGCGGGGGTGGCGGCCGTGCTGCGCAGTGTCACCGGCGCGCTGAGCGTGCTCGTGCCGCTGTTCCTGATCCTGCCGTTCGTGGTGGGCGACATGTCGCATGGCGGCAGCGCGGCCGACTTCCTGCCCGATCGTGCGGGCCGGCAGATCCTGCTGCAACACCCGGCCGGCTCGCTGGGCCCATGGAGCGGAATGGCTGTCCTCGCGGCCTGGACGCTGCTCATATCGGGCGCCGGCTGGTGGGCGCTGAAGCGGCGCGACGCCTGA
- the mug gene encoding G/U mismatch-specific DNA glycosylase, whose translation MTPQELQAARDTVIPDVIAGGLSVLFCGINPGLMSGATGHHFARPGNRFWPVLHLSGFTPRQLKPSEQDELLSHGLGITNVVARATARADEIDAEEFREGGRLLTAKVERLRPTWLAVVGVTAYRTAFGDRKARIGPQEHTIGTTRVWALPNPSGLNAHWTAQTMAEEYARLRLAAREPHA comes from the coding sequence CTGACTCCTCAGGAACTCCAGGCCGCTCGCGACACCGTCATTCCCGACGTGATCGCGGGCGGCCTGTCCGTGCTGTTCTGCGGCATCAACCCCGGCCTGATGTCGGGTGCGACCGGCCACCACTTCGCCCGCCCCGGCAACCGCTTCTGGCCGGTCCTGCACCTGTCCGGCTTCACACCACGGCAGTTGAAGCCCTCCGAACAGGACGAACTGCTGTCGCACGGTCTCGGCATCACCAATGTGGTGGCTCGGGCCACGGCACGCGCGGACGAGATCGACGCCGAGGAGTTCCGCGAGGGCGGGCGCCTGCTGACGGCGAAGGTGGAGCGCCTTCGGCCCACCTGGCTGGCCGTCGTCGGAGTGACCGCCTACCGCACGGCGTTCGGCGACCGCAAGGCCCGCATCGGGCCCCAGGAGCACACGATCGGTACGACCCGGGTGTGGGCCCTGCCCAATCCCAGTGGTCTCAACGCCCATTGGACGGCTCAGACCATGGCCGAGGAGTACGCCCGTCTGCGCCTCGCGGCGCGGGAACCCCACGCTTAG
- the purB gene encoding adenylosuccinate lyase: protein MTAVSAKPRIPNVLAGRYASAELAVLWSPEQKVKLERRLWLAVLRAQKDLGIEVPEAALADYERVIDQVDLASIAEREKVTRHDVKARIEEFNALAGHEQVHKGMTSRDLTENVEQLQIRLSLELMRDRTVAVLARLGKLSGEYAELVMAGRSHNVAAQATTLGKRFATAADELLVAYGRLEDLLARYPLRGIKGPVGTAQDMLDLLGGDASKLADLEQRIAGHLGFAHAFTSVGQVYPRSLDYDVVTALVQLAAAPSSVAKTIRLMAGHELVTEGFKPGQVGSSAMPHKMNTRSCERVNGLMVILRGYASMTGELAGDQWNEGDVSCSVVRRVALPDAFFAFDGLLETFLTVLDEFGAFPAVVARELDRYLPFLATTKVLMAAVRSGVGREAAHEVIKEHAVASALAMREQGAERNELLDKLAADDRMPLDRAQLDALMADKLSFTGAAGDQVGAVVSRIEEIVKQHPAAAGYAPGSIL from the coding sequence GTGACTGCTGTGTCTGCGAAGCCTCGCATCCCGAACGTTCTGGCCGGCCGCTACGCCTCCGCGGAGCTCGCCGTCCTCTGGTCCCCCGAGCAGAAGGTCAAGCTGGAGCGCCGGCTGTGGCTCGCCGTGCTGCGCGCCCAGAAGGATCTGGGGATCGAGGTGCCCGAGGCAGCGCTCGCCGACTACGAGCGCGTGATCGACCAGGTCGACCTCGCCTCCATCGCCGAGCGCGAGAAGGTCACCCGGCACGATGTGAAGGCCCGCATCGAGGAGTTCAACGCCCTGGCCGGCCACGAGCAGGTCCACAAGGGCATGACCTCGCGCGACCTGACCGAGAACGTCGAGCAGCTCCAGATCCGGCTCTCCCTGGAACTCATGCGGGACCGCACGGTGGCGGTCCTCGCCCGCCTCGGCAAGCTGTCCGGCGAGTACGCCGAGCTGGTCATGGCCGGACGCTCGCACAACGTGGCCGCGCAGGCCACCACCCTGGGCAAGCGCTTCGCGACCGCCGCCGACGAGCTGCTCGTGGCGTACGGCCGCCTGGAGGACCTGCTCGCCCGCTACCCGCTGCGCGGCATCAAGGGCCCGGTCGGCACCGCGCAGGACATGCTGGACCTGCTCGGCGGCGACGCCTCGAAGCTCGCCGACCTGGAGCAGCGCATCGCGGGCCACCTCGGCTTCGCGCACGCCTTCACCTCCGTCGGCCAGGTCTACCCGCGCTCCCTCGACTACGACGTGGTGACCGCGCTGGTGCAGCTGGCCGCCGCGCCGTCCTCGGTCGCCAAGACGATCCGGCTGATGGCCGGACACGAGCTGGTGACGGAGGGGTTCAAGCCCGGCCAGGTCGGCTCGTCCGCGATGCCGCACAAGATGAACACCCGCTCCTGCGAGCGCGTCAACGGCCTGATGGTCATTCTGCGCGGCTACGCCTCGATGACCGGCGAGCTGGCGGGCGACCAGTGGAACGAGGGCGACGTCTCCTGCTCGGTGGTGCGCCGGGTCGCGCTGCCCGACGCGTTCTTCGCCTTCGACGGCCTGCTGGAGACCTTCCTCACCGTCCTCGACGAGTTCGGCGCCTTCCCCGCCGTCGTCGCCCGTGAGCTGGACCGTTACCTGCCGTTCCTGGCCACGACGAAGGTCCTGATGGCCGCCGTCCGCTCCGGCGTCGGCCGGGAGGCCGCGCACGAGGTCATCAAGGAGCACGCGGTGGCCTCCGCGCTCGCCATGCGTGAGCAGGGCGCCGAGCGCAACGAGCTCCTCGACAAGCTCGCCGCCGACGACCGCATGCCGCTCGACCGGGCGCAGCTCGACGCGTTGATGGCCGACAAGCTGTCCTTCACCGGCGCGGCCGGCGACCAGGTGGGCGCCGTGGTCTCCCGCATCGAGGAGATCGTCAAGCAGCACCCCGCTGCGGCCGGTTACGCGCCGGGCTCGATCCTGTGA
- a CDS encoding DUF6907 domain-containing protein, with product MSSTVSAAVKLSADRPSGAPLALLPAMPAQPSRAVPVEPPAAPRTWTFTNSETGKPVSVTCMPGCEMNHSSDIKTPTHPEDIWCQARAEDVTLPVNVTTEAEEFRILGITMNVRPFDRHMSQRTPNVSVELLDDHWVEDLDPDAFEAVIDTLAARLDVLRATHAQLLKVRAEYRKHA from the coding sequence ATGAGCTCTACCGTATCTGCCGCCGTCAAGCTGTCCGCCGACCGCCCCTCGGGCGCTCCGCTGGCACTGCTCCCGGCGATGCCCGCGCAGCCTTCCCGCGCCGTGCCCGTCGAGCCGCCGGCCGCGCCCCGCACGTGGACGTTCACCAACTCCGAGACGGGCAAGCCGGTCTCCGTCACGTGCATGCCGGGCTGCGAGATGAACCACTCCTCGGACATCAAGACGCCGACGCACCCGGAAGACATCTGGTGCCAGGCCCGCGCCGAGGACGTCACGCTGCCCGTGAACGTCACCACCGAGGCCGAGGAGTTCCGCATCCTCGGCATCACGATGAACGTGCGGCCGTTCGACAGGCACATGTCGCAGCGCACGCCCAACGTGTCGGTCGAACTGCTCGACGATCACTGGGTCGAAGACCTGGACCCGGACGCCTTCGAGGCGGTCATCGACACGCTGGCCGCGAGGCTCGACGTCCTGCGCGCCACCCACGCCCAGCTGCTCAAGGTCCGCGCCGAGTACCGGAAGCACGCGTGA
- a CDS encoding DUF6907 domain-containing protein produces the protein MSAAGTVAVQTTDHGVVPVPEPSWCLGVHQATGFRSDVCHLGRTVAVKVQTRCHGEVVLVEACLVQYPYSTGSRAPYVTVDFVGDGHEYSDAGLRGLSERLVGFALETVPRLRAELAAAGEVR, from the coding sequence GTGAGCGCGGCCGGCACGGTCGCCGTGCAGACGACGGATCACGGTGTGGTGCCGGTGCCGGAACCGTCCTGGTGCCTGGGCGTGCACCAGGCGACCGGCTTCCGGTCGGATGTCTGCCACCTTGGCCGGACGGTCGCCGTGAAGGTGCAGACGCGGTGCCACGGCGAGGTCGTTCTCGTCGAGGCCTGCCTGGTGCAGTACCCGTACAGCACGGGGAGCCGGGCGCCCTACGTGACCGTGGACTTCGTCGGCGACGGGCACGAGTACAGCGACGCGGGCCTGCGGGGCTTGTCGGAGCGGCTGGTGGGCTTCGCTCTGGAGACCGTGCCGCGGCTGCGTGCCGAGCTGGCGGCGGCCGGGGAGGTGCGGTGA
- a CDS encoding GntR family transcriptional regulator — protein MALPKYDQIASDLRGRIVRGELAPGAGLPSERELVERWNVARATVVRALDVLRQEGLIETRQGTGSTVRPRIPLARTAGERYATSVATGQVYTAGEYAEIVSAEIIPAPDDVAAGLDVDPGTPVVRRHRVTFEGEAPTATSYSWFTAEVGEAAPRLLLRERVREGTTRYVEMQTGRRPHTGRDWWAARLATDEELALLRLDGPAAVSEVRHAAYDAEGRVLAYEVGINPGGRWSRSDEYSMVD, from the coding sequence ATGGCATTGCCGAAGTACGACCAGATCGCTTCCGACCTCCGCGGGCGGATCGTCCGTGGCGAGCTGGCTCCAGGGGCCGGCCTGCCATCCGAGCGCGAACTCGTCGAGCGCTGGAACGTGGCACGCGCGACCGTCGTCCGGGCCTTGGACGTCCTGCGTCAGGAAGGACTGATCGAAACCCGCCAGGGCACCGGTTCGACGGTCCGACCGCGCATTCCGCTGGCACGCACGGCAGGTGAGCGATACGCCACGTCCGTGGCTACGGGGCAGGTGTACACCGCGGGCGAGTACGCGGAGATCGTCTCGGCCGAGATCATTCCGGCACCCGACGACGTCGCCGCGGGCCTCGACGTCGACCCCGGCACGCCCGTTGTGCGCCGCCACCGGGTGACTTTCGAGGGCGAGGCGCCCACGGCAACCTCGTACAGCTGGTTCACCGCCGAGGTTGGCGAGGCCGCGCCGCGGCTGCTGCTGCGGGAGCGGGTGCGTGAAGGGACGACTCGGTACGTCGAGATGCAAACGGGCCGACGGCCTCACACCGGCCGCGATTGGTGGGCGGCGCGTCTGGCCACGGACGAAGAGCTGGCCCTGTTGAGGCTGGACGGCCCGGCTGCGGTCTCCGAGGTGCGTCACGCGGCGTATGACGCTGAGGGGAGGGTGCTGGCTTATGAGGTCGGCATCAACCCGGGTGGACGATGGTCTCGGAGCGACGAGTATTCGATGGTCGACTGA
- a CDS encoding transglycosylase SLT domain-containing protein — MAISVGSVEVDVIPNTQGIYQRLRAGLVPAATRAGTDAGEAAGRAFGPAMSGAVGNAIGIRIGEQLGAQIAARISAQIRDSLRNGITQGGRTALPAATRSGDETGGAFGRAFRARLQAAMKNLPKADVRIGDTGFDADLARLRARLETLSNKRVGVDVDAAVALAEIDKIEADLKRLGAEHPDVNVRVDTGQAIAELVALRAEIARLDGQNVKVDVDTSSAAANFNLLTTAALAFGPAILPILPVVAAGLGAVTAAAVGAGVGLGAIAAVAIPAFKNIMGALQAQKAAQQASTVATTQGTSKALQMAGAQQALASAHRAAAYQIQNAQDQVKQAERGVVDAEKSLADAQKSARQAQLDLTAARKAAAQQLEDLANSYTDAQLSQRDATLSLAEAQDALKKSLADPKATVLQRKEAQLAYDQAVQRLKEQTTATQRLKDQQTAAAKSGVEGTDIVRQAQDKLAQAQRTVADQAQAVADAQDKVAKANAGVAQAQAQAADSIASAQRQIAQAQQSAAGSASTAETAQQKYQDALAKLTPAARDTFNAFLSLRSAFTAWSTALQPAVMPIFTRALIGLKNALPGLTPFVYAAADAVGKLQDRVSRGFKSPWWQSFKRDLATSIEPALVGLGISFGLIFKGMAGIVDAFFPHMDSIATRMEKITGRFANWGASLKGSPEFEKFLDYSSKNAPIVSETIRKIADAFFDLSRALGPISQISLQALQILATGVSWIANNFPGAIQLMYGLFIATRLWAGAQLVAAAAMTALSLAAKLSPWGWVITALIAVTAAVVYAYNHFTWFRVLVQAAWQGIAAGATWLWQTVLQPVFSGIWSGLQTLGGWAMWLWTNAIQPAWNAIQLGARILFAVIATVLITPLYLAFRLIGGIAVWLWAVAIKPTWDLIAAGAAWLWNNGVKPWFNYLGDGFSWLGGLATWLWQKAIQPAFGFISDKASWLQGKLQPVFDALKIGMGKVADSFGQAKDAIGIAWGKVHDLVKTPVQFIVNTVYNDGIRQVWNAVAKIVDLDPLKEYSFATGGILPGYTPGRDVHLAALSGGEAVMRPEWTRAVGPQYVESMNAAARGGGVAGVQQALGLPGFSDGGIFGGLSKVGGWIKSGFSKGVDLAKAGVDLFSDPSKAWGSLIKPILSKISGGVGSTPIGKAVGGLPKHMLDGLLGLLKKTVASVGGLFGGGSAGAPSGSGVTRWTPQVIQALAANGLSTSPDMVARILRQIATESGGNERAVQGNIGDINNRTGDLAKGLMQTISATFNAYKFPGHGDIFNGYDNLLAALNYAKHRYGPGLSFLGQGHGYDSGGYLQPGMNLAYNGTGRPEPVFTTQQANALTRMAAEPSTGGFGSGQPVTLVVQDGPTLHAYVADVADGQVHSFAGHMTAALTAGRR; from the coding sequence ATGGCGATCAGTGTGGGCTCCGTCGAAGTCGACGTGATCCCGAATACCCAAGGGATCTATCAGCGGTTGCGGGCCGGTCTCGTCCCGGCCGCTACCCGTGCCGGTACGGACGCTGGTGAAGCGGCAGGCAGGGCGTTCGGCCCGGCCATGTCGGGAGCCGTCGGCAACGCGATCGGCATCCGGATCGGCGAGCAGCTGGGCGCGCAGATCGCGGCCCGCATCTCCGCACAGATCCGGGACAGTCTGCGGAACGGCATCACGCAGGGCGGACGCACGGCGCTCCCGGCCGCGACGCGTTCGGGTGACGAGACGGGCGGTGCGTTCGGCCGCGCCTTCCGGGCCCGGCTCCAGGCCGCGATGAAGAACCTGCCGAAGGCTGATGTCCGTATCGGCGACACCGGTTTTGATGCGGACTTGGCCCGGCTGCGGGCCCGTCTGGAGACCTTGTCGAACAAGCGGGTCGGTGTCGATGTCGACGCGGCGGTGGCCCTGGCGGAGATCGACAAGATCGAGGCCGATCTCAAGCGGCTGGGGGCCGAGCATCCCGACGTGAACGTGCGCGTCGACACCGGGCAGGCGATCGCTGAACTCGTCGCGTTGCGGGCTGAGATCGCCCGTCTCGACGGCCAGAACGTGAAGGTGGACGTCGACACCAGCTCGGCGGCGGCCAACTTCAACCTGCTGACGACGGCGGCCCTGGCGTTCGGCCCGGCGATCCTGCCCATTCTGCCGGTGGTGGCGGCCGGCCTCGGCGCCGTCACGGCCGCGGCCGTAGGTGCCGGTGTAGGGCTCGGCGCGATCGCCGCCGTGGCGATTCCCGCGTTCAAGAACATCATGGGCGCCTTGCAGGCGCAGAAGGCCGCTCAGCAGGCGTCCACGGTCGCCACGACCCAGGGCACCTCGAAGGCTTTGCAGATGGCCGGCGCGCAGCAGGCCCTCGCCTCGGCGCACCGTGCCGCGGCCTACCAGATACAGAACGCGCAAGACCAGGTGAAGCAGGCCGAGCGCGGTGTGGTCGACGCGGAGAAGTCCCTCGCGGACGCGCAGAAGTCGGCCCGGCAGGCGCAGCTCGATCTGACGGCCGCCCGTAAGGCAGCCGCGCAGCAGCTGGAAGACCTCGCCAACTCGTACACCGACGCGCAGTTGTCGCAGCGGGACGCGACGCTGTCCCTGGCCGAAGCGCAGGACGCGCTGAAGAAGTCCCTTGCTGATCCGAAGGCGACGGTTCTTCAGCGCAAGGAAGCCCAGCTTGCCTACGACCAGGCCGTGCAGCGTCTGAAGGAACAGACGACGGCCACGCAGCGTCTGAAGGACCAGCAGACGGCCGCGGCGAAGAGCGGCGTCGAGGGCACCGACATCGTTCGCCAGGCACAGGACAAGCTGGCCCAGGCTCAGCGGACCGTGGCCGACCAGGCCCAGGCCGTGGCGGACGCGCAGGACAAGGTCGCCAAGGCCAACGCGGGTGTCGCCCAGGCCCAGGCTCAGGCCGCCGATTCGATCGCGTCGGCTCAGCGGCAGATCGCCCAGGCCCAGCAGTCGGCGGCCGGCTCGGCATCGACCGCGGAGACCGCACAGCAGAAGTACCAGGACGCCCTCGCCAAGCTGACCCCTGCGGCTCGGGACACCTTCAACGCGTTCCTCTCCCTGCGGTCGGCGTTCACCGCCTGGTCCACGGCGCTCCAACCGGCAGTGATGCCCATCTTCACGCGGGCCCTCATCGGGCTGAAGAACGCTCTGCCGGGGCTGACACCGTTCGTGTACGCCGCGGCGGACGCGGTCGGGAAGCTGCAGGACCGGGTGAGCCGGGGCTTCAAGTCCCCGTGGTGGCAGTCGTTCAAGCGCGACTTGGCGACGTCGATCGAGCCGGCGCTGGTCGGTCTGGGCATCTCGTTCGGTCTGATCTTCAAGGGGATGGCGGGCATCGTCGATGCCTTCTTCCCGCACATGGATTCCATCGCAACCCGCATGGAGAAGATCACCGGCCGGTTCGCGAACTGGGGCGCCTCACTGAAGGGTTCACCGGAGTTCGAGAAGTTCCTGGACTACTCCTCGAAGAACGCGCCGATCGTCTCCGAGACCATCCGGAAGATCGCCGATGCGTTCTTCGACCTGTCGCGCGCGCTCGGCCCGATCTCCCAGATCAGCTTGCAGGCGCTGCAGATCCTGGCGACGGGAGTCAGTTGGATAGCGAACAACTTCCCCGGCGCCATCCAGCTGATGTACGGGCTGTTCATCGCGACGCGCCTGTGGGCCGGCGCGCAGCTGGTTGCCGCGGCGGCGATGACGGCACTGAGTCTGGCAGCGAAACTGTCGCCGTGGGGCTGGGTGATCACGGCCCTTATCGCCGTGACGGCGGCCGTGGTGTACGCCTACAACCACTTCACGTGGTTCAGGGTGCTGGTTCAGGCAGCCTGGCAGGGCATCGCGGCCGGGGCGACGTGGTTGTGGCAGACGGTGCTGCAGCCGGTCTTCTCGGGAATCTGGTCGGGTCTGCAGACGCTGGGCGGCTGGGCGATGTGGCTGTGGACCAACGCCATTCAGCCCGCCTGGAACGCGATCCAGCTGGGTGCCCGCATCCTGTTCGCGGTCATAGCCACCGTTTTGATCACGCCGTTGTATCTGGCGTTCAGGCTGATCGGCGGCATCGCGGTCTGGCTGTGGGCGGTTGCGATCAAGCCTACGTGGGACCTGATCGCGGCCGGGGCGGCCTGGCTGTGGAACAACGGGGTGAAGCCGTGGTTCAACTACCTGGGCGACGGCTTCAGCTGGCTGGGCGGCCTGGCGACCTGGCTGTGGCAGAAGGCCATCCAGCCGGCCTTCGGGTTCATCTCCGACAAGGCGTCCTGGCTGCAAGGCAAGCTTCAGCCGGTCTTCGACGCGCTCAAGATCGGCATGGGCAAGGTCGCCGATTCCTTCGGCCAGGCGAAGGATGCGATCGGCATCGCCTGGGGCAAGGTCCACGACCTGGTGAAGACGCCCGTCCAGTTCATCGTCAACACCGTCTACAACGACGGAATCCGGCAGGTATGGAATGCCGTAGCGAAGATCGTGGATCTCGACCCCCTGAAGGAATACTCCTTCGCGACGGGCGGCATCCTGCCCGGCTACACCCCTGGCAGGGACGTGCATCTCGCGGCCCTGTCCGGGGGCGAGGCCGTCATGCGCCCGGAGTGGACGCGCGCGGTCGGCCCGCAGTACGTCGAGTCGATGAACGCCGCGGCCCGCGGCGGTGGCGTCGCAGGCGTCCAGCAAGCCCTCGGTCTGCCTGGGTTCTCCGATGGCGGGATCTTCGGCGGGCTCAGCAAGGTGGGCGGCTGGATCAAGTCCGGGTTCAGCAAGGGCGTCGACCTCGCCAAGGCGGGCGTCGACCTGTTCTCCGACCCGAGCAAGGCGTGGGGCTCGCTGATCAAGCCGATCCTGTCGAAGATCAGTGGCGGTGTCGGCAGTACGCCGATCGGCAAGGCAGTCGGAGGGCTGCCGAAGCACATGCTCGACGGACTCCTGGGCCTGCTCAAGAAGACCGTCGCCTCGGTCGGCGGCCTCTTCGGTGGCGGCAGTGCCGGCGCCCCGTCCGGGTCCGGTGTGACCAGGTGGACGCCACAGGTCATCCAGGCTCTGGCGGCGAACGGCCTGTCGACGAGCCCGGACATGGTCGCCCGGATCCTGCGGCAGATCGCCACCGAATCCGGCGGCAACGAGCGTGCGGTTCAGGGAAACATCGGCGACATCAACAACCGCACCGGGGACCTCGCCAAGGGTCTGATGCAGACGATCTCTGCGACGTTCAACGCGTACAAGTTCCCTGGTCACGGCGACATCTTCAACGGCTACGACAACCTGCTCGCGGCCCTGAACTACGCCAAGCACCGGTACGGTCCGGGCCTCAGCTTCCTCGGCCAGGGGCACGGCTACGACTCCGGCGGATACCTCCAGCCCGGCATGAACCTTGCCTACAACGGGACCGGAAGGCCGGAGCCGGTGTTCACGACGCAGCAGGCCAACGCGCTGACGCGCATGGCGGCAGAGCCGTCAACGGGCGGGTTCGGGTCCGGGCAGCCAGTGACGCTCGTCGTCCAGGACGGCCCCACCCTGCACGCCTACGTCGCGGACGTCGCCGACGGCCAAGTCCACTCCTTCGCGGGCCACATGACGGCAGCCCTCACCGCGGGACGGAGGTGA
- a CDS encoding AAA family ATPase has protein sequence MNDPAVVYLREVPPEDDLWADFPAEPTGPRTVGVTSEQHLANRVEALEAELLDSAALDDIEPLEPVITDVLYRDTLARVYGASGTFKSFMTLDFAGCVGTGMAWHGQDVTQGPVIYLVAEGMRGIRKRVRAWEQHHGCRMTGVFFLPRPVQAMDPEWLVLVELCRRRRPALVVIDTQARVTVGIEENSNTEMGRVVDRMEQLRGTSGACVLLVHHTGHDGDRGRGATAVKGALQTELGVERKGSGLLDTTITLKTGKQKDDEELGDVVFGLHQVALNGEAKEDGSPLTSVVLVPLDPVAQPQARTGHQGRIEEIAAALDAENVPVDWGRERVRHKCAALGIQARNDLLKDVIEYRRNRANHLSPNLSPDPEGTGQHE, from the coding sequence GTGAACGATCCGGCCGTCGTCTACCTCCGGGAGGTGCCGCCCGAGGACGACCTGTGGGCAGACTTCCCGGCAGAGCCGACCGGTCCGCGCACCGTGGGCGTCACATCCGAACAGCACCTCGCTAACCGGGTCGAAGCCCTGGAAGCCGAACTGCTCGACTCGGCGGCGCTCGACGACATCGAGCCGCTCGAACCGGTCATCACCGACGTCCTGTACAGGGACACCCTCGCCCGCGTGTACGGCGCATCCGGCACCTTCAAGTCGTTCATGACGCTCGACTTCGCCGGCTGCGTCGGAACCGGGATGGCCTGGCACGGACAGGACGTCACCCAGGGCCCGGTCATCTACCTCGTAGCCGAAGGCATGAGAGGCATCCGCAAGCGGGTCCGCGCCTGGGAGCAACACCATGGGTGCCGCATGACGGGCGTCTTCTTCCTGCCTCGGCCCGTGCAGGCCATGGACCCCGAATGGCTCGTGCTCGTCGAGCTGTGCCGTCGGCGGCGACCCGCACTCGTCGTCATCGACACCCAGGCCCGGGTAACGGTCGGCATCGAAGAAAACTCCAACACAGAGATGGGCCGGGTCGTCGACCGCATGGAGCAGCTGCGCGGCACGTCCGGTGCGTGTGTCCTGCTCGTCCACCACACCGGCCACGACGGCGACCGCGGCCGAGGCGCCACCGCGGTGAAGGGTGCACTCCAAACCGAGCTGGGGGTCGAGCGCAAGGGGAGCGGCCTGCTCGACACGACGATCACCCTCAAGACCGGCAAGCAGAAGGACGACGAGGAACTCGGCGACGTCGTCTTCGGCTTGCACCAAGTCGCCCTGAACGGTGAGGCCAAGGAAGACGGGAGTCCGCTCACGTCCGTCGTACTGGTGCCGCTCGACCCCGTCGCGCAGCCCCAGGCACGCACCGGGCACCAAGGGCGCATCGAGGAGATCGCCGCCGCCCTCGACGCCGAGAACGTGCCCGTCGACTGGGGCCGCGAACGAGTTCGCCACAAGTGCGCGGCACTCGGCATCCAAGCTCGCAACGACCTCCTGAAGGACGTCATCGAGTACCGGAGGAACCGGGCAAATCACCTGTCCCCAAACCTGTCCCCGGACCCCGAGGGGACGGGACAGCATGAATAG
- a CDS encoding DNA-binding protein, with protein sequence MSEQPTLGDVRKWPATVSVSQAAQALGCSKSHLHERIKRGDSPVKTIPFGARHVVITADLVRILSGEERAAA encoded by the coding sequence GTGAGTGAGCAGCCCACCCTCGGCGACGTCCGCAAGTGGCCCGCGACCGTCAGTGTCAGCCAGGCCGCGCAGGCGCTCGGTTGCAGTAAGAGCCACCTGCACGAGCGCATCAAGCGGGGCGACTCCCCTGTCAAGACAATCCCGTTCGGGGCCCGCCACGTCGTAATTACCGCCGACCTGGTGCGGATTCTCTCTGGAGAGGAGAGGGCCGCAGCATGA